One segment of Panicum virgatum strain AP13 chromosome 1K, P.virgatum_v5, whole genome shotgun sequence DNA contains the following:
- the LOC120701824 gene encoding polyadenylate-binding protein-interacting protein 4-like isoform X1, whose product MMSHQQQMAPPSRGSVNGLPHRKLDRESSGKHDNKTNLMRSSSGGLGGAENGIKLGHTSHSRDRLVYVLTQLVGHHVDVHVKNGSIISGIFHATNSDKDFGVVLKMAQVIKDSSARGQRYAADVVKKPETMIIPARELVQVFAKDVALGGDELPKGPGHDKRKDLLIDSAISRTHYLEERELERWAPDEGDSECIELEKYDRKGNRSWDQFETNAALFGVKSTFNEEIYTTKLERGPHMRELEKHASRIAREIEGEDTKDIHLAEERGLFLGDDLDHDEEIKYSAVRRDADNSKYKTFTNVPSSTRHVDSFNRTANIDPKDSLASSSTMDEESSSYIFDDTDSYANIQTNNVSQPTSDDPSNKPFSIDESRLDKKLSKDGNDNLDKRKLQPENTQLSGGGRPLISEGLDGPPSSSHAYEPSSSGQGFKSPETPDSTVSVKHPSAVEPVTSSQRPGSSTSSTSERIAANSVASAPGLSPSSSIGSLTSEKSTLNPNAKEFKLNPNAKSFTPSASLRPPPPPASDASYYYPNNMPTAPLGPGLPVGMGFPPAYGGQPVMYNTQPGTPPQGYMHPAGPQYGQQMMMGQTRPVYYYAPEMQQYRGRNF is encoded by the exons ATGATGAGTCATCAACAGCAAATGGCCCCTCCGAGCAGGGGTTCTGTGAATGGTTTGCCCCATCGAAAGCTGGACAGGGAGAGTAGCGGGAAACATGACAATAAAACAAATTTGATGAGATCATCATCTGGTGGTCTTGGTGGTGCAG AAAATGGCATCAAACTAGGGCATACAAGCCATTCGAGGGATCGGCTAGTCTATGTTCTAACGCAACTTGTTGGGCATCACGTGGACGTGCATGTGAAAAATGGCTCTATAATCTCTGGAATTTTTCATGCAACAAACTCTGACAAAGACTTTG GAGTTGTCTTAAAAATGGCTCAGGTCATAAAGGATAGTTCTGCCAGAGGACAAAGATATGCTGCTGATGTTGTAAAGAAGCCTGAGACTATGATAATACCAGCAAGAGAGCTTGTACAAGTTTTTGCCaag GATGTAGCACTTGGTGGTGATGAGCTGCCAAAAGGTCCTGGCCATGACAAAAGGAAAGACTTACTGATTGATTCTGCTATTTCTCGCACTCATTATCTTGAAGAGAGAGAACTTGAGCGGTGGGCGCCGGATGAAGGAGATTCAGAGTGTATCGAACTCGAAAAATATGACAGAAAAGGGAATAG GAGCTGGGACCAGTTTGAAACCAATGCAGCTTTGTTTGGGGTAAAGAGTACTTTCAATGAAGAAATTTATACCACAAAGCTTGAGAGAGGTCCTCATATGAGAGAACTTGAAAAGCATGCTTCAAGAATAGCTAGAGAAATAGAGGGAGAAGATACCAAAGATATTCATCTTGCAGAG GAAAGGGGCTTATTCCTGGGTGATGACTTGGACCATGATGAAGAGATAAAATATTCAGCAGTGCGTAGAGACGCTGATAACAGCAAATACAAGACATTTACAAATGTCCCAAGCAGTACACGTCATGTTGATTCATTTAACAGGACAGCCAACATTGATCCCAAGGATTCACTGGCATCTTCATCAACAATG GATGAAGAATCATCTTCCTACATATTTGATGATACTGATTCATATGCCAATATCCAAACCAATAATGTTAGCCAGCCAACATCTGACGACCCATCAAATAAGCCCTTTTCCATTGACGAAAGCAG GTTGGACAAGAAGCTAAGCAAAGATGGTAATGACAACTTGGATAAAAGAAAGTTGCAACCTGAGAATACT CAGTTATCTGGTGGTGGCAGACCGCTTATTTCTGAAG GGCTGGATGGACCACCTTCAAGTTCACATGCATATGAACCCTCATCTTCTGGTCAAGGATTCAAATCTCCAGAAACCCCGGATTCAACAGTATCTGTCAAACATCCTTCTGCAGTGGAACCTGTTACTTCCTCTCAAAGACCTGGTAGTTCGACGTCTTCGACGTCAGAGCGCATTGCTGCAAACTCGGTGGCGAGCGCTCCTGGCTTGTCGCCAAGCTCTTCAATAGGATCTCTTACCTCAGAAAAGTCAACTCTGAACCCAAATGCTAAG GAATTCAAGCTAAATCCTAATGCCAAGAGCTTCACTCCATCAGCATCTCTGaggccaccacctcctccagcaTCTGATGCATCATACTACTATCCCAATAACATGCCGACCGCACCACTTGGACCTGGTCTACCAGTGGGCATGGGG TTCCCTCCAGCATATGGTGGCCAGCCTGTCATGTATAATACTCAACCTGGAACACCACCCCAGGGTTACATGCATCCTGCGGGGCCGCAG TATGGACAGCAGATGATGATGGGACAGACTCGTCCTGTTTATTATTATGCACCT GAGATGCAACAATACAGAGGAAGAAACTTCTAA
- the LOC120701824 gene encoding polyadenylate-binding protein-interacting protein 4-like isoform X2: MMSHQQQMAPPSRGSVNGLPHRKLDRESSGKHDNKTNLMRSSSGGLGGAENGIKLGHTSHSRDRLVYVLTQLVGHHVDVHVKNGSIISGIFHATNSDKDFGVVLKMAQVIKDSSARGQRYAADVVKKPETMIIPARELVQVFAKDVALGGDELPKGPGHDKRKDLLIDSAISRTHYLEERELERWAPDEGDSECIELEKYDRKGNRSWDQFETNAALFGVKSTFNEEIYTTKLERGPHMRELEKHASRIAREIEGEDTKDIHLAEERGLFLGDDLDHDEEIKYSAVRRDADNSKYKTFTNVPSSTRHVDSFNRTANIDPKDSLASSSTMDEESSSYIFDDTDSYANIQTNNVSQPTSDDPSNKPFSIDESRLDKKLSKDGNDNLDKRKLQPENTLSGGGRPLISEGLDGPPSSSHAYEPSSSGQGFKSPETPDSTVSVKHPSAVEPVTSSQRPGSSTSSTSERIAANSVASAPGLSPSSSIGSLTSEKSTLNPNAKEFKLNPNAKSFTPSASLRPPPPPASDASYYYPNNMPTAPLGPGLPVGMGFPPAYGGQPVMYNTQPGTPPQGYMHPAGPQYGQQMMMGQTRPVYYYAPEMQQYRGRNF; this comes from the exons ATGATGAGTCATCAACAGCAAATGGCCCCTCCGAGCAGGGGTTCTGTGAATGGTTTGCCCCATCGAAAGCTGGACAGGGAGAGTAGCGGGAAACATGACAATAAAACAAATTTGATGAGATCATCATCTGGTGGTCTTGGTGGTGCAG AAAATGGCATCAAACTAGGGCATACAAGCCATTCGAGGGATCGGCTAGTCTATGTTCTAACGCAACTTGTTGGGCATCACGTGGACGTGCATGTGAAAAATGGCTCTATAATCTCTGGAATTTTTCATGCAACAAACTCTGACAAAGACTTTG GAGTTGTCTTAAAAATGGCTCAGGTCATAAAGGATAGTTCTGCCAGAGGACAAAGATATGCTGCTGATGTTGTAAAGAAGCCTGAGACTATGATAATACCAGCAAGAGAGCTTGTACAAGTTTTTGCCaag GATGTAGCACTTGGTGGTGATGAGCTGCCAAAAGGTCCTGGCCATGACAAAAGGAAAGACTTACTGATTGATTCTGCTATTTCTCGCACTCATTATCTTGAAGAGAGAGAACTTGAGCGGTGGGCGCCGGATGAAGGAGATTCAGAGTGTATCGAACTCGAAAAATATGACAGAAAAGGGAATAG GAGCTGGGACCAGTTTGAAACCAATGCAGCTTTGTTTGGGGTAAAGAGTACTTTCAATGAAGAAATTTATACCACAAAGCTTGAGAGAGGTCCTCATATGAGAGAACTTGAAAAGCATGCTTCAAGAATAGCTAGAGAAATAGAGGGAGAAGATACCAAAGATATTCATCTTGCAGAG GAAAGGGGCTTATTCCTGGGTGATGACTTGGACCATGATGAAGAGATAAAATATTCAGCAGTGCGTAGAGACGCTGATAACAGCAAATACAAGACATTTACAAATGTCCCAAGCAGTACACGTCATGTTGATTCATTTAACAGGACAGCCAACATTGATCCCAAGGATTCACTGGCATCTTCATCAACAATG GATGAAGAATCATCTTCCTACATATTTGATGATACTGATTCATATGCCAATATCCAAACCAATAATGTTAGCCAGCCAACATCTGACGACCCATCAAATAAGCCCTTTTCCATTGACGAAAGCAG GTTGGACAAGAAGCTAAGCAAAGATGGTAATGACAACTTGGATAAAAGAAAGTTGCAACCTGAGAATACT TTATCTGGTGGTGGCAGACCGCTTATTTCTGAAG GGCTGGATGGACCACCTTCAAGTTCACATGCATATGAACCCTCATCTTCTGGTCAAGGATTCAAATCTCCAGAAACCCCGGATTCAACAGTATCTGTCAAACATCCTTCTGCAGTGGAACCTGTTACTTCCTCTCAAAGACCTGGTAGTTCGACGTCTTCGACGTCAGAGCGCATTGCTGCAAACTCGGTGGCGAGCGCTCCTGGCTTGTCGCCAAGCTCTTCAATAGGATCTCTTACCTCAGAAAAGTCAACTCTGAACCCAAATGCTAAG GAATTCAAGCTAAATCCTAATGCCAAGAGCTTCACTCCATCAGCATCTCTGaggccaccacctcctccagcaTCTGATGCATCATACTACTATCCCAATAACATGCCGACCGCACCACTTGGACCTGGTCTACCAGTGGGCATGGGG TTCCCTCCAGCATATGGTGGCCAGCCTGTCATGTATAATACTCAACCTGGAACACCACCCCAGGGTTACATGCATCCTGCGGGGCCGCAG TATGGACAGCAGATGATGATGGGACAGACTCGTCCTGTTTATTATTATGCACCT GAGATGCAACAATACAGAGGAAGAAACTTCTAA
- the LOC120701875 gene encoding uncharacterized protein LOC120701875, whose protein sequence is MAMAQRAMGLLRRSVGLASPTAQRALSTSTAPAAEGAAAAEATAKEAKKRKKKNLFDVVQFLPGWGVGYKVAKTTWRDVSYQITKINLYKDGRHGKAWGIRYKAGVQAADAPIRISGVNKRGWKYIKESQKKLQDAPKVEAPVTA, encoded by the exons ATGGCCATGGCGCAGCGGGCGATGGGCCTGCTCCGGCGGTCCGTCGGGCTCGCGTCGCCGACGGCGCAGAGAGCCCTGAGTACCAgcaccgcgccggcggcggagggggcggcggcggccgaggcgacggcgaaggaggcgaagaagaggaagaagaagaacctgtTCGATGTGGTGCAGTTCCTGCCCGGGTGGGGCGTCGGATACAAGGTCGCCAAGACCACTTGGCGCGACGTCTCCTACCAGATCACCAAGATCAACCTCTACAAG GACGGTCGGCACGGGAAGGCGTGGGGGATTCGGTACAAGGCAG GTGTTCAAGCTGCAGATGCTCCAATTAGAATCAGTGGGGTTAACAAACGTGGGTGGAAGTACATAAAGGAATCACAGAAGAAACTACAAGATGCCCCCAAAGTAGAAGCCCCGGTCACTGCCTAG